Part of the Oscillibacter hominis genome is shown below.
CACCGGCGGTCTTTACCTTCGACCGGCCGCCCAAGGCGGTGGTCACCGGCCGCCCCATTCCCCTGATCAATTCCGCGGAGGACCGCCGGGGCCTGGTGAAACGGCTCTACGGCATCGACGAAATCATCATGGCCCCCTTTGACCAGCGGATGATGACCATGCCCTGGCGGGAGTTCATCACTGGTTTTTTGGCCGGCGAACATCAGGCCGCCCATCTGGTAGCGGGCCACGACTTCCACTTCGGCCATAAAAACCAGGGCAACCCCCAGCTGCTCCAGGAGACCTGCAAAGAGTTGGGCATTGGCTGCGACATCATCCCCCGGGTGGAAATCAGTGGGATGACCGTCAGCTCTACCTACATCCGTCAGCTGGTGGAGGAGGGTGACATGGAGCGGGCCTCCCGGTTTTTAGGCCATCCCCATACCCTGACCGGCACGGTCCGCCACGGCCGCGGCATTGGACGGTCCCAGCTCTTCCCCACGGCCAATCTGATCATCCCCCCCAATGTGCTGATCCCCAGCCACGGCGTTTACGTCACCCGGGCCTATCTGCCCGACGGATCGGCCTATGACGCGGTCACCAATGTGGGCAACCGCCCCACAGTGAACAACGGCGCCGACATCACGGTGGAAGCTTCGCTCCTCCACTTTGAGGGCGACCTCTACGGTAAGACGCTGCGCCTGGAGTTTTTCAAAAAGCTCCGGGGTGAGATGCGTTTTGATTCGGTGGAGGCACTCCGCGCCCAGATTCAGCAGGACATCGGCGCCACAGCCTCCTATCTCGCTTCCCTCTGATTGCCTCCCTCTGCGGCTTGACGCCGCAGAGGGAGTTTCTTTGCTTACCCGGCGTGCCAAGCGGTCCATTTTTCCTTCTTCCCAGAAAAATATGGAAAATTTCATTCCTCTGTCTTTTCCCGACAGCCTTTTCAGGGTGGGCTTTTGTAGAATGGGACAAGCGATTCTACGAAAGGGATGGTCACAGCCGTGAAGCGTTTATCTTTGAGTAAGGAGCAGATGTCCCTCCTGCTTGGCTGCGGGGTTCGATTTTTCCTGTCCGCGGCCCTGACCGGCAGCACCGTCGCCGGGGGGTATCAGCCCTTCGCGTTGGGCTTTGCCGCCGCGGCGGGGACAGGGGCCGCCGGCGGGGCGGCACTGGCCGGCTGCCTGGTAGGTGCGGCTCTCTTTTTGGAGTTTGCGGACGCGCTCCGGTTTTTAGCTGCCGCCGTGCTGATCTTTGCCGCGGCCACGGCGTTCGACGGGACCCGTCCGGCCAGAAGCCCCCTATTCACCCCCCTGTTGTCAGTTTTCTTATTTCTCTGCGTACATTTTATCTACCTCTTCCAGTCCTTCCGCTTTTGGGACAACCTCTTCCCCTGTCTGGCGGCAGCGGTGCTGACCGGCGTCTCCGCACGGCTCTACACGCTGCTGCTGCGCCAGGAGGGCAACCGCCAGCTGACGCTTCTCTACGTATCGGTGACGCTGCTGACCAGCGTGGCAGGGCTGGCCCTGCCGGGAGGCATCTCGCCCGGGCGCGCCGCCGTGTGCTGCCTGCTGCTCTACACGGCCTATCAGCAGGGCATGGGCATTGGCGCCGCCGCAGGCATCTGCACGGGCCTTGCCATGGACCTCTGCTCCGGGGCGGACACGTTGTTCTACGCCGCCGCCTACGGCCTCAGCGGCCTTCTGGCCGGACTGCGCAGCCGCTGCGGCCGGGGGTCCGCCGCGGGCCTGAGCGCCCTGGCAGCGCTGCTGCTCTCCGCCATCTGGCAGGACACGCCTTCCCTCCTGGCGGAGACGCTCTTAGGCTGCACGGTTTTCCTCTTCCTCCCCGGAAAGCTCTTCTCCGGGAAGCGGGTCCAGGAAAAGGAGGATGTGACGCTCCTGGACCGGTTGCGGCTTCAGCTCAAGGAGTCCTCCGCAGCCCTCCGGGACCTCTATGACAGCTTCAGCCGCAATTCCGCTCCCACGGAGAACCCGGCCATCATCTTCGACCGGGCGGCGGAATCCACCTGCCGGGGCTGCGCGCTGTGCGATCTCTGCTGGCAGAAGGAGTACACCTCCACCTTCAACGCCATGAACGACGCAACGCCCTTCCTCCTGGAGCGGGGCCGGGCGCTGCCCAAGGACTTCCCGCCCCACTTCTCCTCCCGCTGCATCCACTTTCCCGAGCTGCTGACCTCTATCAACGGCGAGCTCTCCGCCTTCCTGCTGCGCCGGCAGTACCGGCTCCAAATGGAGGAGACCCGCCGCAGCGCCCAGGGCCAATACGCCCAGCTGTCAGACCTTCTGGCCTCCACCGCCTCCCACCTCGGACAGGCCGCGCCCGCCTTCGGCGCCGCGCCCTCCTGGCGGGTGGGCGCGGTTCTCTCTCCCAAGGAGGGGGAGAGCGTCAGCGGCGACAGCATCTCTTCCTTTGAAACCAGTCAGGGCCGGTTCTGCATGCTGCTCTCCGACGGCATGGGCACCGGCGAGGCCGCCCGCCGGGAGTCCTCCATGACGCTCAGGCTGATGGAACGGTTCTTAAAGGCCGGCATTGACCCGGAGGCGGCGCTGA
Proteins encoded:
- a CDS encoding bifunctional riboflavin kinase/FAD synthetase, encoding MKVIALGFFDGIHLGHGALLRRTAEVARDRGLSPAVFTFDRPPKAVVTGRPIPLINSAEDRRGLVKRLYGIDEIIMAPFDQRMMTMPWREFITGFLAGEHQAAHLVAGHDFHFGHKNQGNPQLLQETCKELGIGCDIIPRVEISGMTVSSTYIRQLVEEGDMERASRFLGHPHTLTGTVRHGRGIGRSQLFPTANLIIPPNVLIPSHGVYVTRAYLPDGSAYDAVTNVGNRPTVNNGADITVEASLLHFEGDLYGKTLRLEFFKKLRGEMRFDSVEALRAQIQQDIGATASYLASL
- a CDS encoding SpoIIE family protein phosphatase, giving the protein MKRLSLSKEQMSLLLGCGVRFFLSAALTGSTVAGGYQPFALGFAAAAGTGAAGGAALAGCLVGAALFLEFADALRFLAAAVLIFAAATAFDGTRPARSPLFTPLLSVFLFLCVHFIYLFQSFRFWDNLFPCLAAAVLTGVSARLYTLLLRQEGNRQLTLLYVSVTLLTSVAGLALPGGISPGRAAVCCLLLYTAYQQGMGIGAAAGICTGLAMDLCSGADTLFYAAAYGLSGLLAGLRSRCGRGSAAGLSALAALLLSAIWQDTPSLLAETLLGCTVFLFLPGKLFSGKRVQEKEDVTLLDRLRLQLKESSAALRDLYDSFSRNSAPTENPAIIFDRAAESTCRGCALCDLCWQKEYTSTFNAMNDATPFLLERGRALPKDFPPHFSSRCIHFPELLTSINGELSAFLLRRQYRLQMEETRRSAQGQYAQLSDLLASTASHLGQAAPAFGAAPSWRVGAVLSPKEGESVSGDSISSFETSQGRFCMLLSDGMGTGEAARRESSMTLRLMERFLKAGIDPEAALKTLNSALSLRSSDTGSFTTIDLFILEGDQGAVYKYGAAPSYVKRGGRVQRITGGCLPAGLHSQPAPPDSSHFPLEDGCFVVQISDGVADAGHDEWLLNLLAGFPGSDPQLLANAIVAQVRKQGQMSDDCAVQVLYLSSAGEKKEV